Proteins from a single region of Natrinema salifodinae:
- the aspS gene encoding aspartate--tRNA(Asn) ligase, translating into MQDRTYTADAEPGDDVTVAGWVHEIRDLGGIAFLILRDTAGKIQIKFEKDEMDDDLVETGLDVSRESVVKVSGAVEEEPRAPTGVEVTPESVEVVAPADPELPLDPSGKVDADLSTRLDNRTLDLRKEDVQTVFEIRSEILRAVRDRFREFDCTEINTPKIVATGTEGGTELFPITYFGEEAFMNQSPQLFKQLIAGSNVERVFEIGPIFRAEEHNTPRHLNEATSIDFEGAFCDHQDAMDVAEGIVKASYEAVQENFGDELEALDLAEEFEVPEGDFPRISYEEAIERINATGELDEQLVWGDDLSTPAEEALGQDVGGHYFITDWPSEIKPFYIKDHDDDPELSTGFDLMHPRMELVSGGQREHRHEKLIEGFEQQGLDPDQFEYYTKMFKYGMPPHAGFGLGGERLIMTILGLENIREAVLFPRDRQRLSP; encoded by the coding sequence ATGCAGGACAGAACCTACACTGCCGACGCCGAGCCTGGCGACGACGTGACCGTCGCCGGATGGGTCCACGAGATCCGCGACCTCGGCGGGATCGCCTTCCTGATTCTCCGAGACACCGCCGGGAAGATCCAGATCAAGTTCGAGAAAGACGAGATGGACGACGACTTAGTCGAGACCGGACTCGACGTCTCCCGCGAGAGCGTCGTCAAAGTCTCCGGCGCAGTCGAGGAGGAGCCGCGCGCGCCGACGGGCGTCGAGGTCACGCCCGAGTCCGTGGAGGTCGTCGCGCCCGCCGACCCCGAACTGCCGCTGGACCCCTCGGGGAAGGTCGACGCCGACCTCTCGACGCGTCTGGATAACCGCACCCTCGACCTCCGGAAGGAGGACGTCCAGACGGTCTTCGAGATCCGATCCGAGATCCTGCGCGCGGTCCGCGACCGGTTCCGCGAGTTCGACTGTACCGAGATCAACACGCCGAAGATCGTCGCCACCGGGACCGAGGGCGGCACCGAACTCTTCCCGATCACCTACTTCGGCGAGGAGGCCTTCATGAACCAGTCGCCCCAGCTGTTCAAGCAGCTGATCGCCGGCTCGAACGTCGAGCGCGTCTTCGAGATCGGCCCGATCTTCCGCGCCGAGGAGCACAACACGCCCCGCCACCTCAACGAGGCGACCTCGATCGACTTCGAGGGCGCGTTCTGCGACCACCAGGACGCCATGGACGTCGCCGAGGGCATCGTCAAGGCCAGCTACGAAGCGGTCCAGGAGAACTTCGGCGACGAACTCGAGGCACTCGACCTCGCCGAGGAGTTCGAGGTTCCCGAGGGCGACTTCCCCCGCATCAGCTACGAGGAGGCCATCGAGCGCATCAACGCCACGGGCGAACTCGACGAGCAACTCGTCTGGGGCGACGACCTCTCGACGCCGGCCGAGGAAGCCCTCGGTCAGGACGTCGGCGGCCACTACTTCATCACCGACTGGCCCAGCGAGATCAAGCCGTTCTACATCAAGGACCACGACGACGACCCCGAACTGTCGACCGGCTTCGACCTGATGCACCCGCGCATGGAATTGGTCTCGGGCGGCCAGCGCGAACACCGCCACGAGAAGCTCATCGAGGGCTTCGAACAGCAGGGCCTCGATCCCGACCAGTTCGAGTACTACACGAAGATGTTCAAGTACGGCATGCCGCCCCACGCCGGCTTCGGTCTCGGCGGCGAGCGCCTGATCATGACCATCCTGGGACTCGAGAACATCCGCGAGGCAGTTCTCTTCCCGCGAGATCGTCAGAGACTGAGCCCATAG